The Desulfoscipio gibsoniae DSM 7213 genome contains a region encoding:
- the fdnG gene encoding formate dehydrogenase-N subunit alpha codes for MKKISRRDFLRNVGLGTAGLTLFAGAGTANATEQNQRISGGNLPLKIRKLTETPSVCAYCGCGCGILLYTSQGKLVHVEGDPDNPINEGTLCPKGIGISDANTVVTKRGVREPNLNRITKPLYRASGSSKWEEKDWEWTLKTIAQRFKKTRDESFEEKDNHGVTVNRTLDIAHFGSASLDNEENYILQKMMRAAGLVNIEHHARLUHSSTVAGLANSFGRGVMTNHFIDYKNTDVFLIIGANPAENHPQVMRWIARARSEKGARVIVADPRVTKTAALSDIHVRLRPGTDIAFVYGIINYILVNNLYFKEYVLYYTNASYLIDPSFGFQDGLFSGATEKNGTLSYDNQSWQYQKDGDTIQKDLTLQDPNCVFQILKKHVSRYDIKTVCRITGTSENTFKKVCELYVSTGKPNKAGNLIYAMGITQHTYGTQNVRTTAILQLLLGNIGIAGGGVNAQRGEANVQGSTDMGILNHILPGYISVPYASQHGALKDYIEKETPKTGYWSNKPKFLISMLKAWYGDKATRENDFRYDWLPKHDGKNRSHMGVFEMMAAGEIKGMFAWGQNPAVGGPSASMERKALENLDWLVAVDLFETETAAFWKRPGADPKAINTEVFLLPAAFSYEKDGTVSNSGRWIQFRWKAVEPPGEAKSDLWIVDRLFKAIRQEYQSGGKFTDPIMNLVWNYDQPGEEEPNLDQVALEINGYEVGKSVPLTSFARLADDGSTACGLWIYTGYWAEDKDTKLPAAKRRIKTDQTGLGLYPHWSFAWPLNRRIVYNRCSCDPGGRPWNEKAALVAWNGSKWITNDVPDFGAQDPNTGEPVPPEKTANAPFIMNPEGQARLFAPELNDGPLPEHYEPVESPAKNIMSKRQNSPMVARFSGDFATVAEMGSKRFPHVMTTYRVIEHYQSGAVTRNCPWLVEAAPEAFAMISPQLAAKIGVKGGDEIWVETARNRVKCKASVQPLMKALNINGKAVEMVGMPWHWGYQGLASGATANDLTPSVGDPNTHIPEYKAFLCNVRKA; via the coding sequence ATGAAGAAGATTAGCAGAAGAGATTTTCTAAGAAATGTAGGGCTTGGTACCGCCGGTCTGACCCTGTTCGCCGGTGCCGGTACCGCCAATGCCACCGAGCAAAACCAAAGGATTTCCGGCGGTAACCTGCCGCTAAAAATCAGGAAATTAACAGAGACACCCAGTGTCTGCGCCTACTGTGGCTGCGGTTGCGGTATTTTACTTTACACAAGCCAGGGCAAGCTGGTTCACGTTGAAGGCGACCCTGACAATCCGATCAACGAAGGTACTCTCTGCCCCAAAGGAATCGGGATCAGCGACGCCAATACGGTGGTTACGAAAAGGGGCGTCCGAGAACCAAACCTGAACCGGATCACCAAGCCCCTTTACCGCGCCTCCGGAAGCAGTAAATGGGAAGAAAAAGATTGGGAATGGACATTAAAAACCATAGCCCAGCGGTTTAAAAAGACAAGAGATGAAAGTTTTGAAGAAAAGGATAACCACGGTGTAACGGTGAACCGCACCCTGGACATCGCTCATTTTGGCAGCGCCTCCCTGGACAACGAGGAGAACTACATCTTGCAAAAAATGATGCGTGCCGCAGGCCTGGTAAACATTGAGCACCACGCCCGCCTCTGACACTCTTCCACAGTGGCCGGTCTGGCCAACTCATTCGGCAGGGGCGTTATGACCAATCATTTTATTGATTATAAAAATACCGACGTGTTTCTAATTATCGGGGCCAACCCGGCGGAAAACCATCCTCAGGTGATGCGCTGGATTGCCAGGGCCAGGTCTGAAAAAGGGGCCAGGGTCATTGTTGCCGACCCCAGGGTTACGAAGACCGCTGCCTTATCGGACATTCATGTCCGGCTGCGTCCCGGTACAGACATTGCTTTCGTCTACGGCATTATTAATTATATTCTCGTAAATAATCTGTATTTTAAAGAATACGTACTTTATTATACCAACGCCAGTTATCTGATTGACCCATCCTTTGGTTTTCAAGACGGCCTTTTTAGCGGCGCTACGGAAAAAAACGGTACATTAAGCTACGACAATCAGAGCTGGCAGTATCAAAAAGACGGAGATACCATTCAAAAGGACCTTACTTTACAGGATCCGAACTGTGTATTCCAGATACTGAAGAAGCATGTCAGCCGTTACGATATCAAAACCGTGTGCCGCATCACCGGCACATCCGAAAATACCTTCAAGAAAGTCTGCGAGCTCTACGTCTCCACCGGCAAACCCAATAAAGCCGGTAACCTAATCTACGCCATGGGCATTACCCAGCATACCTACGGTACCCAGAACGTGCGAACCACCGCCATACTCCAACTGCTGCTGGGCAACATCGGCATTGCCGGAGGCGGTGTCAACGCCCAACGGGGAGAGGCCAACGTGCAGGGTTCCACTGATATGGGGATACTGAATCACATTCTTCCCGGATACATTAGCGTTCCATATGCTTCTCAGCATGGGGCATTAAAAGATTATATAGAAAAGGAAACCCCCAAGACGGGTTACTGGTCCAATAAGCCTAAGTTCCTTATCAGCATGTTAAAGGCCTGGTACGGCGACAAGGCCACCCGGGAAAACGATTTCCGCTATGACTGGCTGCCCAAGCATGACGGTAAAAACCGCTCCCACATGGGCGTTTTTGAAATGATGGCTGCCGGCGAGATCAAAGGGATGTTTGCCTGGGGCCAGAATCCGGCCGTAGGAGGGCCGAGCGCCTCCATGGAAAGAAAGGCGCTGGAAAACTTAGACTGGCTGGTGGCGGTGGACCTGTTTGAAACCGAAACAGCCGCTTTCTGGAAGCGTCCCGGCGCGGATCCCAAAGCCATTAATACTGAAGTATTCCTTTTACCTGCCGCCTTTTCCTATGAGAAAGATGGCACGGTTTCCAACAGCGGACGCTGGATCCAATTCCGCTGGAAGGCCGTTGAACCACCGGGTGAAGCCAAGAGCGACCTGTGGATTGTCGACCGCTTGTTTAAGGCCATCCGGCAGGAGTATCAAAGCGGTGGTAAATTCACCGATCCCATCATGAACCTGGTTTGGAATTATGACCAGCCGGGTGAAGAAGAACCCAACCTGGATCAGGTGGCCCTGGAAATCAACGGTTACGAGGTGGGCAAATCTGTTCCCCTGACCAGCTTTGCCAGGCTGGCCGATGACGGCAGCACGGCCTGCGGCTTGTGGATTTACACCGGGTATTGGGCGGAGGACAAGGATACCAAGCTGCCTGCGGCGAAACGCCGCATCAAGACCGATCAGACCGGCCTTGGCCTGTATCCGCACTGGTCTTTTGCCTGGCCGTTAAACCGGCGCATTGTCTATAACCGCTGTTCCTGCGATCCCGGCGGCAGGCCGTGGAATGAAAAAGCAGCACTGGTGGCCTGGAACGGCAGTAAGTGGATCACCAACGACGTGCCGGACTTCGGGGCGCAAGATCCCAATACCGGCGAGCCCGTACCACCGGAAAAAACGGCCAACGCGCCTTTTATCATGAATCCGGAGGGACAGGCAAGGTTGTTCGCACCGGAGCTGAATGACGGCCCGCTGCCCGAACACTACGAGCCGGTTGAAAGTCCGGCCAAGAATATCATGTCCAAACGTCAAAACTCACCTATGGTAGCCCGGTTCTCCGGCGACTTTGCCACGGTGGCTGAAATGGGCAGCAAACGATTCCCCCATGTGATGACCACTTATCGGGTCATTGAACATTACCAAAGCGGCGCTGTTACCCGTAACTGCCCGTGGCTGGTGGAAGCTGCTCCGGAAGCCTTCGCCATGATCTCGCCCCAGTTGGCTGCAAAAATCGGCGTCAAAGGGGGGGACGAGATCTGGGTCGAGACTGCCCGCAATAGGGTGAAATGTAAAGCATCCGTTCAACCGTTGATGAAGGCGCTGAACATTAACGGAAAGGCCGTTGAAATGGTGGGTATGCCTTGGCACTGGGGATATCAGGGCCTGGCTTCGGGAGCAACGGCCAATGACCTGACTCCCAGCGTTGGTGATCCAAATACTCACATACCTGAATATAAAGCATTCCTTTGTAATGTGCGCAAAGCCTAA
- a CDS encoding sodium-dependent transporter, protein MVQREQWGTRMGFILAAVGSAVGLGNIWRFPYMVADNGGGIFFLVYLFALLTAGIPIMILEFGIGHKYRGGAPLSFAKMSRKFEWLGWSQVIVCFFIAVYYVLVIAWAMSYFYHSISLGYADDPSGFFYNNVLGLTEGPFELGGIQTQLLIPLAIAWAINFIAIYAGVKGGIEKLAKIFIPVLFLMVVVIAVRGSTLPGSAAGLNFMFEPDFSRLFDFKVWTAAYGQIFFDLSIAFAIMITYSSYLPKKSDLTGNAFTACFTNCGFSLLAGIAVFSILGHMAHSQGVAVQEVAGDGVGLAFVTFPAAITTLGGMAPLFGMLFFLALTMAGLTSLISINEAAIAALMDKLDMKRKKVTVVYTGVAAICSLVIATGAGLYILDIVDHFTNNFGIVFGGLIQVLLVGWIFNLKSLQDHINSVSEIKAGSWWVFSIKFITPLVAGYTGIMTLVGDIKVPYEGYPQEALLVMGWLVLAVIIVGGFLLSRLKWKNEIYLIEGVKDNVR, encoded by the coding sequence ATAGTACAACGAGAACAATGGGGCACTCGGATGGGTTTTATTTTGGCCGCGGTGGGTTCTGCTGTTGGTTTAGGTAATATCTGGCGGTTTCCATATATGGTAGCAGATAATGGTGGTGGTATATTCTTTCTTGTTTACTTATTTGCACTGTTGACTGCTGGTATTCCAATTATGATTCTGGAATTTGGCATTGGCCATAAGTATCGTGGTGGAGCACCTTTAAGCTTTGCGAAAATGAGCCGTAAATTTGAGTGGCTTGGTTGGTCGCAAGTAATTGTATGTTTTTTTATCGCAGTCTATTATGTGCTCGTTATTGCCTGGGCTATGAGCTATTTTTACCATTCAATTTCCTTAGGTTATGCTGATGATCCTAGTGGCTTTTTCTATAATAATGTACTGGGCTTAACAGAAGGACCTTTTGAACTTGGTGGAATACAAACTCAACTATTAATTCCTTTAGCAATAGCTTGGGCCATCAATTTTATAGCTATTTATGCCGGTGTTAAAGGTGGCATTGAAAAATTAGCCAAAATATTTATCCCTGTTTTATTCTTAATGGTAGTAGTAATTGCTGTACGTGGTTCTACCCTACCTGGTTCTGCAGCGGGCTTAAACTTTATGTTTGAACCGGATTTTAGCAGGTTATTTGATTTTAAAGTTTGGACAGCAGCTTATGGTCAGATCTTTTTTGATTTAAGTATTGCCTTCGCCATTATGATTACTTATTCCAGTTACCTACCAAAGAAATCAGACCTCACTGGTAACGCATTTACAGCATGTTTTACCAACTGTGGTTTTAGTTTGCTGGCCGGTATTGCTGTATTTAGCATTCTTGGGCATATGGCTCATTCCCAAGGTGTGGCGGTTCAAGAAGTTGCCGGTGATGGTGTAGGGTTGGCCTTTGTAACTTTCCCGGCAGCTATTACCACCCTGGGGGGGATGGCCCCGTTATTTGGTATGCTCTTTTTCCTTGCCTTAACCATGGCAGGTTTAACTTCCTTAATTTCCATCAATGAGGCCGCAATTGCTGCTCTAATGGATAAGTTGGATATGAAGCGTAAAAAAGTTACAGTTGTTTACACTGGTGTTGCAGCAATCTGTAGCTTAGTAATTGCCACCGGTGCCGGATTATATATTCTTGATATTGTCGACCATTTTACCAATAACTTTGGTATTGTATTCGGTGGTCTGATCCAGGTGTTGCTGGTGGGTTGGATCTTTAATCTTAAGTCTTTGCAAGACCATATTAATTCAGTTTCAGAAATCAAAGCCGGTTCCTGGTGGGTATTCTCCATTAAATTTATTACACCATTGGTGGCAGGCTACACTGGTATTATGACCCTTGTTGGTGATATCAAAGTACCATATGAGGGCTACCCTCAGGAAGCGTTGCTGGTAATGGGATGGCTTGTACTAGCAGTGATTATTGTTGGCGGATTCTTACTTTCCAGATTAAAATGGAAAAATGAAATTTACTTAATCGAGGGGGTAAAAGATAATGTCAGGTAG
- a CDS encoding methyltransferase family protein gives MCSCRAILGSDWLVQHLQKILVQGNRYSFLVKTGVYKYIRHPQYAGLLLLSLGMLAEWATLPMLIFYPVMVVMYVRLAKREEKDMLLEFGGEYREYIQATKMFIPFVV, from the coding sequence ATGTGCAGTTGTCGCGCTATTCTTGGTTCTGACTGGTTGGTACAGCATCTACAAAAAATATTGGTCCAAGGAAACAGGTACAGCTTTCTTGTTAAAACAGGGGTTTATAAATATATCCGCCACCCCCAGTATGCGGGCCTGCTGCTGTTATCTCTGGGTATGCTGGCTGAATGGGCAACTTTGCCCATGCTGATTTTTTATCCGGTAATGGTGGTTATGTATGTGCGCCTTGCCAAACGAGAAGAGAAAGATATGCTCTTGGAATTTGGCGGTGAGTACAGGGAATATATACAGGCAACCAAGATGTTCATTCCTTTTGTTGTATAA
- a CDS encoding formate dehydrogenase accessory protein FdhE: MNVKNLAQFHLEILDSEECFPSLDWPVQLTAKQVEQWHKGQPVLTIVSPLIDQKFFYKRFLEVARACLKRQPVPEVVPESLINDIKSLSKKDRVELMKSALQGVQRTQWSKKLGLSIEVFDFLMKATLKPFLTLYSKNVMHQFKPDEWLHGYCPVCGEEPVMAKLTGENGQRQLYCDLCETEWLYYRIGCPFCGNQNPSTLSFIAAEVMGQYRVYLCEQCKSYLKTVDERICGEVDLFCEDIATVDLDGLALKGGYSRRDIKHNLQRFLSTGV; the protein is encoded by the coding sequence ATGAATGTTAAAAATCTAGCTCAGTTTCATCTTGAAATCTTGGACTCGGAGGAGTGTTTTCCCTCTCTGGATTGGCCGGTGCAGTTAACAGCGAAACAAGTTGAGCAGTGGCATAAGGGTCAACCTGTGCTGACCATTGTATCGCCTTTAATTGACCAAAAGTTTTTCTATAAACGATTTTTGGAAGTGGCTCGGGCTTGCTTGAAAAGGCAGCCCGTTCCAGAGGTGGTTCCGGAATCTTTGATTAATGACATTAAAAGTCTCTCTAAAAAAGATCGGGTTGAATTGATGAAGTCGGCGCTTCAGGGAGTTCAGAGAACCCAATGGTCGAAAAAATTGGGGCTTTCTATCGAAGTGTTTGATTTTTTAATGAAAGCTACGTTAAAACCATTTCTTACTCTTTACAGTAAAAATGTAATGCACCAGTTTAAACCCGATGAATGGTTGCATGGTTATTGCCCTGTCTGTGGTGAGGAGCCGGTGATGGCCAAACTGACCGGAGAAAATGGTCAAAGACAGCTGTACTGCGACCTTTGTGAAACTGAATGGCTGTACTACAGAATTGGTTGTCCATTTTGTGGTAATCAGAATCCCTCCACTCTTTCTTTTATTGCTGCAGAAGTAATGGGACAGTATCGAGTCTATTTGTGCGAGCAATGTAAAAGTTATCTAAAAACCGTCGATGAACGTATATGTGGAGAAGTCGATCTATTTTGTGAAGATATCGCTACCGTTGACCTGGACGGGTTAGCCTTGAAGGGGGGATACAGTCGGAGGGATATCAAGCATAACCTGCAAAGGTTCCTATCCACGGGGGTGTAA
- the nrfD gene encoding NrfD/PsrC family molybdoenzyme membrane anchor subunit: protein MTAKKNWTFKMTPVRKVLIGLAAICLVVVGYRLAFGLGNATNLNDQWPWGLWIGFDVLTGVALAGGGYSTALIVHILHRDQFKPIARSAMLTSLLGYLLVMGGLFLDIGQWFNFWRPFVSWGYHSVLFEVFWCVSLYTLIQVLEFSEIATEKIMKPWHCKIKKLMPVLLIIGVLLPTLHQSSLGGLYLIEVGKLHPLWWSMLLPPFFLMSSFFVGPAMISVETSLAGKAYNHQVPLSVMRGLIKISGTMMLIYLALKIGDLIYRDAFKWVFSGTLEGNMFLLEIVAGVIIPIIICFSSLSSTRKGLVTFGALTVFGVILNRMNVVFTGMSKSLGGNYFPSMMEWVVSIGLVSIGVLAYMFIVENFGILEKHHDHQVLTN from the coding sequence ATGACGGCGAAAAAAAATTGGACCTTTAAAATGACGCCGGTCAGGAAAGTGTTAATTGGTCTGGCCGCAATTTGCCTGGTTGTTGTAGGCTACAGACTGGCTTTTGGTTTGGGAAACGCCACTAACTTGAACGATCAGTGGCCCTGGGGCCTTTGGATCGGTTTTGATGTGCTTACCGGCGTGGCTTTGGCTGGCGGCGGTTACAGCACCGCTTTAATTGTGCACATCCTGCACAGGGACCAGTTTAAACCCATTGCTCGCAGTGCCATGCTTACATCATTGTTGGGTTACCTGCTGGTCATGGGCGGGTTGTTCCTGGATATCGGCCAATGGTTCAACTTCTGGCGTCCCTTTGTATCCTGGGGTTACCACAGCGTGCTGTTTGAAGTTTTCTGGTGTGTATCCTTATATACCCTCATTCAGGTCCTTGAATTCAGCGAAATTGCCACAGAAAAGATTATGAAGCCATGGCATTGCAAAATTAAAAAGTTAATGCCGGTCCTGTTGATTATTGGAGTATTGTTGCCCACTTTGCACCAGTCCTCCCTGGGCGGGCTGTATCTAATCGAAGTAGGTAAGCTCCATCCGCTGTGGTGGTCCATGCTGCTGCCCCCGTTCTTCCTGATGTCCTCATTCTTTGTGGGGCCGGCTATGATCAGCGTGGAAACGTCTCTGGCCGGTAAGGCATATAACCACCAAGTACCCTTGTCCGTAATGCGGGGCCTGATAAAAATATCCGGAACGATGATGCTCATCTACCTGGCTCTGAAAATTGGGGACCTGATCTACCGTGATGCGTTTAAGTGGGTATTTTCCGGTACGTTGGAAGGGAATATGTTCCTGCTGGAAATCGTTGCCGGGGTTATTATTCCTATTATTATCTGTTTCAGCAGCTTAAGTTCAACTCGAAAAGGGCTGGTTACCTTTGGGGCTCTTACTGTCTTCGGGGTGATCCTGAACCGGATGAACGTAGTATTTACCGGTATGTCAAAATCCTTGGGCGGTAACTATTTCCCCTCGATGATGGAATGGGTGGTAAGTATCGGCCTGGTATCCATTGGCGTGCTGGCCTATATGTTTATCGTGGAAAACTTTGGGATTCTGGAAAAGCACCATGATCATCAGGTTCTTACTAATTAA
- a CDS encoding two-component system sensor histidine kinase NtrB yields MPEIISNELFSKAFNVSPNPMLISTLAEGKFIDVNDSFLMFFGYERQEIIGHISFEINIWCNLEYRASIIKSLVDRGVVRNYDAEVYTKKGEVRTVLISAVTFNIKSDKYILWHVIDITERKELEKEMTRLDRLNLVGEMAAGIGHEVRNPMTSVRGFLQLLGEKEECAKFKNYFDLMIEEIDRANAIISEFLSLAKNKVIEKKSVNLPCCIFGLRHQKISS; encoded by the coding sequence TTGCCGGAAATAATATCTAACGAACTATTTTCCAAAGCTTTCAATGTTAGTCCCAACCCGATGCTTATCAGTACACTTGCAGAAGGAAAATTTATTGATGTAAACGATAGCTTCTTAATGTTTTTTGGCTATGAACGTCAAGAAATAATAGGGCATATATCTTTTGAGATAAATATATGGTGTAATTTAGAATATAGGGCGAGTATTATTAAATCATTAGTTGACAGAGGTGTAGTCCGTAACTATGATGCTGAAGTATATACAAAAAAGGGTGAAGTTCGAACAGTCTTAATATCAGCAGTGACATTTAATATTAAAAGTGATAAATATATATTATGGCACGTAATCGACATCACAGAACGCAAAGAGTTAGAAAAGGAAATGACCCGTCTAGATAGGTTGAATTTGGTTGGAGAAATGGCAGCCGGTATTGGTCATGAAGTTAGAAACCCGATGACTTCTGTTCGTGGTTTTCTTCAGCTACTTGGGGAGAAAGAAGAATGCGCAAAATTTAAAAATTATTTCGACTTGATGATTGAAGAAATAGATAGAGCAAACGCTATAATTTCGGAGTTTCTTTCATTGGCCAAAAATAAGGTGATTGAAAAAAAATCAGTAAATTTACCTTGTTGTATATTCGGTCTCCGGCACCAAAAAATTTCCAGTTAG
- a CDS encoding AzlC family ABC transporter permease, with the protein MQKRELKQGINDSIPIILGYLPLGFAFGVLANEVGMTIIQATMMSVLCFTGAGQYIAIGVMQAGGAIFTIIMANVLLNLRYLLFSTSLVPYLKGQVPTAIGSLLSYGLTDETYAVAMNRYQDHAPTAYYMAGLNLSSHIGWIASTLLGAIMGGYIGNTDRLGLDFALPAMYICLLVFMIKNKSDLFVALSSALFCLLIGYLIPITMGNMFNIIIATVIAASLGVLISERD; encoded by the coding sequence ATGCAAAAGCGAGAACTAAAACAAGGAATCAATGACTCAATCCCAATCATTTTGGGCTATTTACCGTTGGGGTTTGCCTTCGGGGTGCTGGCAAATGAGGTAGGCATGACAATCATTCAGGCTACGATGATGTCGGTCCTGTGTTTTACAGGAGCCGGGCAATATATCGCCATTGGGGTCATGCAAGCGGGAGGGGCAATATTCACCATTATTATGGCGAATGTTCTATTAAATTTAAGGTATTTACTATTTTCGACATCGTTGGTGCCCTACCTCAAGGGGCAAGTTCCGACTGCTATTGGCAGCCTTCTATCCTATGGATTGACCGATGAAACTTATGCAGTAGCGATGAACCGCTATCAAGATCATGCGCCCACCGCTTACTATATGGCTGGACTTAATCTAAGCTCACATATTGGCTGGATCGCTAGTACACTATTGGGAGCTATAATGGGTGGTTATATTGGCAATACGGATCGTTTGGGCCTGGATTTTGCTTTGCCGGCAATGTATATATGTTTATTGGTCTTTATGATTAAAAATAAATCAGACCTTTTTGTGGCCTTATCTTCAGCGTTGTTTTGTTTGCTAATAGGTTATTTAATACCTATTACTATGGGGAATATGTTTAATATCATTATTGCGACGGTTATTGCGGCCAGTTTGGGGGTGTTAATCAGTGAGCGGGACTAG
- the tatC gene encoding twin-arginine translocase subunit TatC, with translation MADKNKEMTMIEHLEELRRILIMSIMATFTMAIACWVINERVLQILLEPVVSTGNEVIYISVVEALMTKIKVSFFLGFLTALPVILWLFWRFIIPALRKMEKIYFTIFVTISYVFFTGGVLFGFYAVFRVAVKYLLHFGGTELIPMLTIGKYISFTIMFLLPFGIIFELPLAVYYLAKLDLLSYRFLVKKRKMAILMSVVTGAVLIPSPDILTPLMMAAPMYLMYELSVSIVRFVEWGKRRKARKQREQEVAEYKTAVRS, from the coding sequence GTGGCCGACAAAAACAAAGAAATGACCATGATTGAGCATCTGGAGGAACTACGCCGGATCCTGATCATGTCCATTATGGCCACGTTCACCATGGCCATAGCCTGTTGGGTTATAAACGAGCGAGTTTTGCAGATACTGCTGGAACCGGTTGTTAGCACCGGCAACGAGGTTATTTATATCAGTGTTGTCGAAGCCTTGATGACCAAGATCAAAGTTTCTTTTTTCCTGGGTTTTCTCACCGCTTTGCCGGTCATTCTCTGGCTGTTCTGGAGGTTTATCATCCCCGCCCTGCGTAAGATGGAAAAAATCTATTTTACAATTTTTGTTACTATATCCTATGTTTTCTTTACCGGCGGCGTGCTGTTCGGCTTTTACGCGGTGTTTCGCGTGGCTGTAAAATACTTGCTTCATTTCGGCGGTACTGAACTAATCCCGATGCTAACCATAGGAAAATACATCTCGTTTACAATCATGTTCCTGTTGCCCTTCGGAATTATTTTTGAATTGCCCCTGGCTGTCTACTATCTGGCGAAACTGGATCTGCTTAGTTATCGATTCCTGGTCAAAAAACGGAAGATGGCAATTTTAATGTCGGTTGTCACCGGTGCGGTACTGATTCCCTCCCCCGATATCCTTACTCCGCTGATGATGGCCGCACCGATGTATCTTATGTATGAATTAAGCGTCAGCATTGTGCGTTTCGTGGAATGGGGTAAACGGCGCAAGGCTAGAAAGCAAAGAGAACAGGAAGTGGCTGAATATAAAACCGCGGTACGCAGCTAA
- a CDS encoding AzlD domain-containing protein, with protein sequence MSGTSIWIMIIGVSLVSILPRILPVALFSRYEFPKPLKRWLSFVAPAVLGALTALSILAPEGDINISIHNRYIWAFIPTLLVAIKTRSLFYSLLVGIVTMALIYNFV encoded by the coding sequence GTGAGCGGGACTAGTATTTGGATCATGATCATCGGCGTTTCGCTGGTATCAATCTTGCCACGTATCCTACCGGTAGCATTATTTTCGCGCTATGAATTTCCCAAACCACTAAAACGGTGGTTATCCTTTGTAGCCCCGGCAGTTTTAGGCGCTTTAACAGCTTTAAGTATATTGGCACCTGAGGGTGACATTAATATCAGCATTCATAATAGGTATATCTGGGCCTTTATACCCACGCTGCTGGTCGCCATTAAGACCAGAAGCCTTTTCTATAGCTTGTTAGTTGGAATCGTAACCATGGCGCTGATTTATAATTTTGTGTGA
- a CDS encoding 4Fe-4S dicluster domain-containing protein: MSKAVLVDISKCIGCKGCQVACKQWNDLPAAKTSFSNDLGNPSDGSGYTWTHVRFRTVENGDEVKYRFAKHQCFHCLEPACVSACFARALQKSPEGPVVYYPHLCVGCRYCMLACPFSVPKYEWEKTFPLISKCQFCFDPDGKYDRMRHGMKPACVSTCPTGALQYGERGELLVQAWNKINSNTKYVKHVYGEKEAGGTSWLYISDVPFETFGFRTDVTTRPLPEYTESYMRMTPVVALSWGALLTGMFLYTKRRNEIAREQHDQKPGL, from the coding sequence TTGTCAAAAGCCGTACTGGTTGACATAAGTAAATGCATTGGTTGTAAAGGCTGCCAGGTAGCTTGCAAACAGTGGAACGACCTGCCGGCAGCCAAAACATCTTTCAGCAATGACCTGGGCAATCCTTCCGACGGTTCCGGCTATACCTGGACCCACGTTCGATTTAGAACTGTCGAAAATGGAGACGAAGTAAAGTACCGTTTCGCCAAGCATCAATGTTTCCACTGTCTGGAGCCGGCCTGCGTTTCAGCCTGTTTTGCCAGAGCACTGCAAAAAAGCCCGGAGGGTCCGGTGGTTTATTACCCGCACCTGTGCGTGGGCTGCCGTTACTGCATGTTGGCCTGCCCCTTCTCAGTGCCCAAGTATGAGTGGGAAAAGACCTTCCCTTTAATTTCCAAATGCCAGTTTTGCTTTGACCCCGACGGCAAATACGATCGCATGCGCCACGGTATGAAACCGGCCTGTGTATCTACTTGCCCCACGGGGGCTCTGCAGTATGGTGAGCGAGGTGAACTGTTGGTACAAGCCTGGAATAAGATCAATAGCAATACGAAATATGTAAAACATGTTTATGGCGAAAAGGAAGCTGGCGGCACCTCCTGGTTATATATTTCAGATGTTCCTTTCGAAACCTTCGGCTTTAGGACCGATGTGACCACCAGGCCTCTGCCTGAATATACCGAGAGCTACATGAGGATGACTCCGGTGGTGGCACTTAGCTGGGGTGCGCTTTTAACCGGGATGTTTTTATACACCAAACGGCGGAATGAAATTGCCAGGGAACAGCATGATCAGAAACCAGGTCTGTAG